From Candidatus Cybelea sp., a single genomic window includes:
- a CDS encoding universal stress protein yields MISFGGDVHITIAGALIALLIAAAVGATLNWMLHPPQSHVLRIAAEAERELERLVGSLIVVFSPEIDSSHMMALAVKLARGERSELLALYVIEVPYTLPPDAEMTFEERTALDALGAAETIANGHNVAIRTETIKARSTKQAVLDVAKRVKANLIILGSFREGKYTGAPLGRTIEEIAADAKCDVLIGVEGKHGTLLMDESSQSTT; encoded by the coding sequence GTGATCTCCTTCGGCGGCGACGTCCACATCACGATCGCCGGCGCGCTGATCGCGCTGCTCATCGCTGCGGCGGTCGGTGCGACACTCAACTGGATGCTGCATCCGCCCCAGTCGCACGTGTTGCGCATCGCCGCCGAAGCCGAGCGCGAGCTCGAGCGGCTGGTCGGCAGCTTGATTGTCGTCTTCTCTCCGGAGATCGATTCATCGCACATGATGGCGCTGGCCGTAAAGCTCGCGCGGGGCGAGCGCTCCGAGCTGCTGGCGCTCTACGTGATCGAGGTTCCCTACACGCTGCCGCCGGATGCGGAGATGACTTTCGAGGAACGCACGGCACTCGACGCGCTCGGTGCGGCCGAGACGATTGCTAACGGCCACAACGTGGCGATCCGGACCGAGACGATCAAGGCCCGTTCGACCAAACAAGCCGTTCTGGATGTGGCCAAACGCGTTAAGGCAAATCTCATTATTCTCGGCTCGTTCCGCGAAGGAAAATATACCGGTGCGCCGCTGGGGCGCACGATCGAGGAGATCGCTGCAGACGCAAAATGCGATGTCCTCATCGGCGTCGAAGGCAAGCACGGTACGCTATTGATGGACGAGAGTTCGCAGTCCACCACGTAA
- a CDS encoding carboxypeptidase-like regulatory domain-containing protein produces MMNRNSLRRALCAMGLLLAIGGQASVALAGTSGGIGGIVTDAKTGAPISGVRLEITSPSQSVKTTTDAHGRYIVFALQPDNYTVSAEKDGYDARSVTDEAVFADQTQQYDLKLTPASQESSSGAATH; encoded by the coding sequence ATGATGAATCGAAATTCGCTGCGGCGCGCACTCTGCGCGATGGGATTGTTGCTGGCAATCGGAGGCCAAGCAAGCGTAGCACTGGCAGGTACGAGCGGGGGCATCGGCGGCATCGTCACCGACGCAAAGACCGGCGCGCCGATTTCGGGCGTGCGCCTGGAGATCACCTCCCCCTCTCAAAGCGTCAAGACGACGACCGACGCACACGGCCGATACATCGTCTTTGCCCTGCAGCCCGACAACTACACCGTTTCGGCTGAAAAAGATGGGTACGACGCGCGTTCGGTCACAGATGAGGCGGTCTTCGCCGATCAGACCCAGCAATACGATCTGAAACTCACTCCGGCATCACAAGAATCGAGCTCCGGCGCCGCGACGCATTAA
- a CDS encoding ABC transporter permease, whose translation MTAAERRAYWLRIGAASLVLVALIAIVDVASHGSFLEPSNIVRVLRQITYNCILGIGQTFVIITAGIDLSVGSLVALTGVVAALFANAVHLSGFPLIAATLIVAVAVGCAAGWVNALPVVKLNLPPFITTLAMLEMALGASFILSHGRPVALQTTDFQNTGIGSFLGGVTKALHLPSIPVPVIWMLAVIVAASVLLNRTRFGRYVFAIGGNEEAARLAGINVARVKTMVYVISGGCAAIVGFLYMALFSSGSPQTGTGDELLESIAAVVVGGTSLMGGRGSVIGTFFGALLIGVLYNAMNLLNVDSYLQKVLLGAVILLAVVLDELRKRYLSR comes from the coding sequence GTGACGGCCGCCGAGCGTCGCGCGTACTGGCTGCGCATCGGCGCAGCGTCGCTGGTTTTGGTCGCCTTGATCGCGATCGTAGACGTCGCCTCGCACGGCTCGTTCCTCGAGCCCAGCAATATCGTCCGCGTGCTCCGGCAGATAACCTACAACTGCATTCTGGGCATCGGCCAAACGTTTGTGATCATCACTGCCGGCATCGACCTTTCGGTCGGTTCGCTGGTCGCGCTGACCGGCGTCGTGGCAGCGCTCTTTGCCAACGCGGTGCATTTGAGCGGTTTTCCCTTGATCGCGGCGACCCTGATCGTCGCGGTTGCCGTGGGTTGCGCGGCCGGCTGGGTAAACGCGCTCCCCGTCGTCAAGCTCAACCTGCCCCCCTTCATCACGACGCTTGCGATGCTCGAGATGGCGCTCGGCGCTTCGTTCATTCTATCCCACGGACGCCCGGTGGCGCTGCAGACGACCGATTTCCAAAATACCGGCATCGGTTCGTTTCTCGGAGGGGTGACGAAGGCGTTGCACTTGCCGAGCATTCCCGTGCCCGTCATCTGGATGCTCGCCGTCATTGTGGCAGCCTCGGTGCTGCTGAACCGCACGCGTTTTGGCCGCTACGTCTTTGCCATCGGCGGAAACGAAGAGGCGGCGCGGCTTGCCGGCATCAACGTCGCACGCGTCAAGACGATGGTTTATGTGATCAGCGGCGGCTGTGCCGCGATCGTCGGCTTTTTGTATATGGCGCTTTTTTCATCTGGTTCTCCGCAGACCGGAACCGGCGACGAACTGCTCGAGTCGATCGCGGCGGTCGTAGTCGGCGGGACGAGCCTGATGGGTGGACGGGGCAGCGTCATCGGTACGTTTTTTGGCGCGCTGCTCATCGGCGTGCTTTACAATGCGATGAACTTGCTCAACGTCGATTCGTATCTCCAAAAAGTTTTACTCGGCGCCGTGATCCTGCTCGCGGTCGTACTCGACGAACTGCGCAAACGATACCTTTCGCGCTAG
- a CDS encoding sugar ABC transporter ATP-binding protein, with the protein MPPLLEMRRIGKSFPGVRALSDVSLTLDAGEVLVLVGENGAGKSTLMKILSGALHADSGEIFIDGAAVAIDSPQRAQQLGIGMIYQEFTLVGQLSAIANVTLGSEPTRNGFLDSAAAARRTAAVFDELGLRVPLDVPVSDLSVGQQQLVEIAKVLARSARIIVMDEPTAALSDREIEGLLGVIAQLRAAGAGIIYISHRMEELSRVADRIAVMRDGSIVAVKPVADFSPDEIVRDMVGRQLDAHFPELVSLAPDAPARLDVRMLSLRPAFEDVSFTVRSGEIVGLAGLIGAGRTEILRAIAGADVPDGGEVKVDGAMLRPGDIAGDIAAGVAFITEDRKGQGLVLGMTVRENVSLAHLADFVDRDLLIDVARERIAATRMIEQLQIRTPSTEQLVSNLSGGTQQKVVLAKWLLGNARVFLFDEPTRGIDVGAKAEIYRIMLELAERGAAIVMVSSDLPEVLGMAHRVLVVRAGRIAAEFAREQATPERVISVATGAAA; encoded by the coding sequence GTGCCGCCGCTGCTGGAGATGCGGCGCATCGGGAAGAGCTTTCCCGGCGTGCGCGCCCTCTCCGACGTATCGCTCACGCTCGACGCGGGCGAAGTGCTCGTCCTGGTCGGGGAGAACGGCGCCGGCAAATCGACTTTGATGAAAATCCTTTCCGGCGCGCTGCATGCGGACTCCGGTGAAATCTTCATCGATGGTGCGGCGGTCGCGATCGATTCGCCCCAACGCGCACAGCAGCTGGGGATCGGCATGATCTACCAGGAGTTTACGCTGGTTGGGCAACTGAGCGCGATCGCCAACGTTACGCTTGGCTCGGAGCCGACGCGAAATGGTTTCCTCGACTCGGCCGCCGCCGCGCGGCGCACGGCCGCGGTCTTCGACGAGCTCGGCCTGCGCGTACCCCTCGACGTTCCGGTCTCCGATCTCTCGGTGGGGCAACAGCAGCTCGTGGAGATCGCCAAAGTGCTGGCGCGTTCCGCGCGTATCATCGTGATGGACGAACCGACCGCCGCGCTCTCAGATCGTGAAATCGAGGGGCTCTTAGGGGTGATTGCGCAACTGCGCGCTGCCGGGGCGGGCATCATCTATATTTCGCATCGGATGGAAGAGCTCTCGCGCGTCGCCGACCGCATCGCCGTGATGCGCGACGGCAGCATCGTCGCGGTAAAGCCGGTCGCGGATTTCTCACCGGACGAGATCGTCCGCGACATGGTGGGGCGGCAGCTCGACGCACATTTCCCGGAGTTGGTTTCGCTCGCGCCCGATGCGCCGGCGCGCCTGGACGTCCGTATGCTTTCGCTGCGGCCGGCATTCGAAGACGTGAGCTTCACCGTGCGCAGCGGCGAGATCGTGGGTCTCGCGGGCCTGATCGGAGCCGGACGCACCGAGATACTGCGCGCGATTGCCGGCGCAGACGTGCCCGACGGGGGCGAGGTCAAAGTCGACGGCGCGATGTTGCGGCCGGGAGACATCGCGGGCGACATCGCCGCCGGCGTCGCCTTCATCACCGAGGATCGCAAAGGCCAAGGCTTGGTGCTCGGGATGACGGTGCGCGAAAACGTTTCGCTCGCGCACCTGGCCGACTTCGTCGACCGCGACCTGCTCATCGACGTCGCGCGCGAACGCATTGCAGCGACACGGATGATCGAGCAGCTGCAGATTCGAACCCCGAGCACCGAACAGCTCGTCAGCAACCTTTCCGGGGGAACGCAGCAGAAGGTCGTGCTCGCGAAATGGCTGCTCGGAAACGCGCGCGTCTTTCTCTTCGACGAACCGACGCGAGGAATCGACGTGGGTGCCAAAGCGGAAATCTACCGCATCATGCTCGAGCTCGCGGAGCGCGGCGCGGCGATCGTCATGGTCTCGAGCGACCTGCCGGAGGTCTTGGGAATGGCTCACCGGGTTCTCGTCGTTCGCGCGGGGCGGATCGCGGCGGAGTTCGCGCGCGAGCAAGCCACGCCGGAGCGCGTGATCTCCGTCGCCACGGGTGCGGCGGCGTGA